The DNA segment AGCCGTCCCGGGGGTGCCGGGCGAGCCGGGCGGCGATCAGCTCGTCGACCACGCGGCGCAGCGGGAAGAACTCGGCGGACTCCGTGGCGCCGGTGTCGATCAGCACCGCACGGTCCTCGCCGCACAGCAGGAACAGGAACGGCGCCTCGTAGTGCACCGCCATGTTCTGCCGCAGGACGTACGTGTCCTCGTCGTGGGCGTGGACCTGGATGTCCGGATCGGTGTTGTGCTTGGCCGACGGTGAGCCGTGGATCCAGGAGACGTCCAGCGGGCGCCCGCGGGGAGTCCCGTCCGCGCCAGGGGAGTCGGTCAGGTCGGCGCCGGCGTCCACGGCAACTCCTCGTCTCGCGGCCGGGGAAGCCGTACCCCAGCCCCCCGCCGGGACGCTACCACGCTGGTCAGCGGCCCTGCCCGGCAGCCGGGACGGTCAGTCGAACATGCCCGGGTCCGCGGGCGGAGTCTTGCCGGCGAGGACGTCCTTCAGCCGCTTCGCGCCCTGCTGGACCGCCGTCTTCGTACTGTCGTGGTCGACCTCGGAGGGCCCGCCGTTGGTGACGGTGATGCCCGAACCGCCGACCCGGACGACCGCCATGTCCAGGGCGAGCGTGACGGGCTCGCCGCCGGCGTTGCCCTGCACGGTCATGGTCAGACCCTGCCGGGCATCTCCCGCCTTCGGCAGCGACATGCTCACGACGTCCACCGTCCGCTGTTCACCGTCGGCGCCGTCGACGGTGAACCGGTCGCACTTCGCCGTGGCGTTCTCGACCCAGTCCAGGGACTTGTCCAGCGCCTTCTCGCCGTACTCGCCCACCTGGTACAGCAGCCTGGAGTCGCCCTCCGTGAAGCCGGTGAGCGCCGACGCGCCGGACGGGCGGCCCAGCACGGTCTCGTCGTACACGCTGTCGAGCAGCTTCTGGCAGTCCGCCGCGTCGGCCTTGCCGGTCAGGAACGCGGCGACGTCGACCTTGCCGGTCAGCAGCTTGTCGCGCCAGCTCGCCGCGTCGTCCACCTGCGTCCAGGCGTCCTCGATGTCCGCCTCGGTGATCAGCGCGGCCTTGGCGCCGTCCTTGGTCAGGCTGGGCGACGGCGACGGCGACGAGGCCGCCGCGGGCCGCTCCACCGCGGGCGTGGCCCGCGTGGACTCGTCGTCGCCCGCGCAGGCCGCGGTGACCAGCAGAGCCCCCGTCGCGAGGGCCGAGGCGAGAACACGTGCGGTTCGGGGCGGGCGGTTCATCGCGGCGGCCTCCTCGGAGCGCGGTACGTGCCTCCACGTCACCATCCGCCCCGACGCGCGACCAGCCACGCCGGTCCGTTCGGGTGAACACCCGTGTGGCACGCACCTGATGGCACGCACCTGGTGGCGGCCGGGGCGCCCGCGGGCGGGTTCCAGGCGTGGACACCCTCTTGACGCGGTACGGCGCCGGATCGACACTCCAGGGAGGGAACCCTAGTGAACAGGTAGGGAAACGATGCCGCGCCTGAAGACGGTCACCGGTCCAGCGGGCCGCACGCCGTTGCGCGCCCCCCTGCTCACCTCCCGCCTGCACATCGACCTGCTGCGCGTCTGCAGCGCCATCGGCGTCTCCGCCGGCTGAACCGGGCCCCTGCGGCCCCGCCCCCGGCGGCACCGCTCTCCACCCGCCGACGCCGCCTTCCGCTCGCCGACACCGCATTCCACCCGCCACCCGCCGCGCGCACGTCCGCATGCCGGCACGTCCGCGCGCTCTCGCCCCGGGGAGACGCATGTCTGTCGCACCGCCCGCCGCCGTCCCGTCCGTCCCCAGCGCCGCCGCCTTCCGGGGCCGGATCGGCCGGGATCCGCGCGGCGGCCACTACGCCGTCCCGCACCGCTACCGGCTCCATCTGTCGACCGCGTGTCCCGACGGCCTGCGCCTCGCCATCGGCCACAGCCTCCTGCGCCTCGACGACAGCTGTCCGGTCACCTTCCTGCCCGCCGTCCCGGACCGTCCCGACAGCGGCTACGCCGCACTGCGCCCGCTGTACGAGGCCGGAGCTCACCACTACACCGGACCCGCCTCGGCGCCCGTGCTCAGCGACGACTGGTCCGGACGCATCGTCAGCACCCACACCCCCGACATCCTGCGCGACCTCGACCGCTTCGCCCCGGACGGCCGCGCCCACCTTTACCCCCGTGGCTGGGAGTCCACCATCGATGCCGTCGAACGGCTCTGCGCCGAGGGCATCGAGGAGGCCGCCCAGCGCGCGGGACGCGCCGGAGCGCATCCTGGCGAACGGGCCGCCGCGCTCGACGTGCTGCTCGACACCCTCGGCCGGCTGGAGCGGTCGCTGGCGGGGGAGGAGTACCTGGTCGACGGCCGGCCCACCGCCGCCGACGTCGAACTGTGGGTCTCCCTGGTGCAGCTCGACACCGTGCACCGCTACCACCTCGACGCCTCCGCCGTCCATCGCGTCGCCGGCCATCCCGCGCTGTGGTCGTACGCCCGGCGCCTGGCCGCCCACCCCGCCTTCGGTACGCATCTCGACCTGGACGGCATCGCCCGGCGTCACCACGGCCACTGCCAGGGCCTCGAAGCTGCCGGAGCCGCCGTGCAGATCCTGGACTGGGCCGGACACGCGGCGGAGATCCCCGGCCCCGCGCGCAGGCGGGAGCCGTCCTCGCGCGTCCGTTTCCCGCACGGCAGCTGACGCTCCGGCGCGGCCGCCGGCCTTCCGGCGGCCCGCCTTCCGGCGGCCGGCCGCCGCACAGGAATCCGGTCACCGCACGGAATCGGGTCACCCGCACCGGAATCCGGTCACCCGGCCCGGGAGCACGCTGCGGGACCGGGACCGGGACCGGGAACGGGAACGGGAACGGACCACGGGCCCGGGAAGAGACGAACTGCGGGCCCGGGAAGAGACGAACGGACCGCGGGGCAGGGAGCATTCGCCTCAGCCGGGAATACCCGCCGCGACCGGGAACACCCGGCGGGGCCCGGACGTTGGGACAGACGACGAGACGCGCGAG comes from the Streptomyces sp. NBC_00820 genome and includes:
- a CDS encoding putative leader peptide, whose amino-acid sequence is MPRLKTVTGPAGRTPLRAPLLTSRLHIDLLRVCSAIGVSAG
- a CDS encoding glutathione S-transferase C-terminal domain-containing protein, with the translated sequence MSVAPPAAVPSVPSAAAFRGRIGRDPRGGHYAVPHRYRLHLSTACPDGLRLAIGHSLLRLDDSCPVTFLPAVPDRPDSGYAALRPLYEAGAHHYTGPASAPVLSDDWSGRIVSTHTPDILRDLDRFAPDGRAHLYPRGWESTIDAVERLCAEGIEEAAQRAGRAGAHPGERAAALDVLLDTLGRLERSLAGEEYLVDGRPTAADVELWVSLVQLDTVHRYHLDASAVHRVAGHPALWSYARRLAAHPAFGTHLDLDGIARRHHGHCQGLEAAGAAVQILDWAGHAAEIPGPARRREPSSRVRFPHGS